A single genomic interval of Dehalococcoidales bacterium harbors:
- the pheS gene encoding phenylalanine--tRNA ligase subunit alpha: MISRLEQLKLGALKELDLITDAKEMELWRVNYLGKKSELTGILRSLSSLAVEERKPVGAAANRIRTELEKGLNQKKCALREIQLAAVTREEDIDVTLPGRPLPTGRLHPITRTINEVCEIYNSMGFQVTSGPDVEWNYYNFEALNIHDDHPARDVMSTSWVDIEADKDRGPMLLRTHTTSVTARVIESQNPPIRVVEPGRVYRYEATDATHTPMFHQIDGLAIDKGITMADLKGTLYEFARRFFGEGRGVRFRCDYFPFVEPGVEMAIECLVCNGRGCRLCGNTGWIEILGAGMVHPRVLERGNIDPETYSGFAFGMGIDRLPMLRYGIDDIRLFYSNDLRFLSQF; encoded by the coding sequence ATGATAAGCCGGCTTGAACAACTGAAACTAGGCGCACTGAAGGAATTGGACTTAATTACCGATGCCAAGGAGATGGAACTCTGGCGAGTTAATTACCTGGGTAAGAAGAGCGAGCTAACCGGAATTCTGCGTAGTTTATCATCATTAGCTGTCGAAGAGAGAAAACCGGTTGGCGCTGCGGCTAACCGTATCAGAACGGAGCTGGAGAAGGGGCTAAACCAGAAAAAGTGCGCCCTGAGAGAAATACAACTGGCAGCGGTAACCAGAGAAGAGGATATCGACGTTACCCTGCCCGGGCGCCCTCTGCCGACGGGGCGGCTGCATCCCATTACCAGGACGATTAATGAGGTCTGCGAGATATATAACTCCATGGGTTTCCAGGTAACGTCAGGGCCGGACGTAGAATGGAACTATTACAACTTTGAGGCACTGAATATCCATGACGACCACCCGGCCCGTGATGTAATGTCAACCTCCTGGGTCGATATCGAAGCTGACAAGGACAGAGGTCCGATGCTGCTGCGTACTCACACTACCTCGGTAACCGCCAGGGTAATCGAATCCCAAAACCCACCGATAAGAGTGGTTGAACCGGGTAGGGTCTACCGCTATGAGGCTACCGACGCTACCCACACTCCTATGTTCCATCAGATAGACGGCCTGGCTATCGACAAAGGTATTACCATGGCAGACCTTAAAGGTACGCTGTACGAGTTTGCCCGCCGCTTTTTCGGGGAAGGAAGAGGAGTACGCTTTCGCTGCGATTATTTCCCCTTCGTCGAGCCGGGAGTCGAGATGGCTATCGAATGTTTGGTCTGCAATGGCCGAGGATGCCGACTTTGTGGAAATACCGGCTGGATAGAAATACTGGGCGCCGGAATGGTACACCCCCGGGTACTCGAGCGCGGGAATATCGATCCGGAGACATATTCCGGTTTTGCCTTCGGGATGGGTATTGACCGTCTACCCATGCTGCGTTATGGGATAGACGACATCAGGCTATTTTATAGCAACGACCTCAGGTTCTTATCCCAGTTTTAG
- a CDS encoding DAK2 domain-containing protein: MRQVNSLSGQELRDMIMAATEWLEKNASEVDALNVFPVPDGDTGTNMLLTMRSTLEEAYRAPDHSTSAVAESIARGALMGARGNSGVILSQIWHGLAKGMAGKDTCTGKDLAGALLQASTEAYNGIANPVEGTILTVIREAASAAKDEADSKNANIVSIMDAVVNTARESVANTPNLLPVLREAGVVDAGGQGLYTILEGSLRYLKGGTEESQASKPGIIISDAAQLAKTPQMIAADENPYGYCTCFIIKGKELDPEKLKRRLKKKGESLIVVGDSSTIRVHIHTLDPGGIIRLATSLGTVHQVSIQNMDEQHEGFVEMQKERMVVADMIVVAVVSGDGLADVFTSLGAVVVPGGRTMNPSTKDLLQAVKSVASDKIIILPNNKNVIPAARQVRSLTDKTVKVLATTTIPQGIAALLAFNTEVDLDANVTAMKKAQSAVRSIAITQAARSVRLASLQIKKKQFIGFLDGDLVAAGDSATVALNEVLAKLDLSDVEIVTIYYRGDEERVELGSFTTEFREQYPNLQVELVRGGQPHYHYIASVE; the protein is encoded by the coding sequence ATGAGGCAAGTTAATTCTCTCAGTGGGCAAGAGCTAAGGGATATGATTATGGCGGCTACCGAGTGGTTGGAGAAAAATGCCTCGGAGGTTGACGCCTTAAATGTTTTCCCGGTGCCGGATGGCGATACCGGGACTAACATGCTGCTTACTATGCGTTCCACTCTTGAGGAAGCCTACCGGGCACCCGACCACAGTACTTCGGCGGTGGCGGAGTCTATCGCCAGGGGGGCGCTGATGGGTGCCCGTGGCAACAGCGGCGTGATCCTTTCTCAGATCTGGCATGGTCTGGCGAAGGGTATGGCCGGGAAGGATACCTGTACCGGTAAGGACCTGGCGGGAGCTTTGTTACAGGCGTCTACAGAGGCGTATAACGGGATAGCCAATCCTGTAGAGGGGACTATTCTTACCGTGATTCGTGAGGCGGCATCGGCGGCTAAGGATGAGGCCGATAGTAAGAACGCTAACATAGTATCGATTATGGATGCGGTGGTCAATACCGCCAGGGAGTCGGTGGCTAATACTCCCAATCTTCTTCCCGTATTAAGAGAGGCCGGCGTGGTAGATGCCGGGGGGCAGGGGCTGTATACCATCCTGGAAGGCTCTCTACGTTATCTTAAGGGAGGGACGGAAGAATCCCAGGCAAGCAAGCCGGGGATTATTATCAGTGATGCGGCCCAATTGGCCAAGACGCCGCAGATGATAGCGGCGGATGAAAATCCTTACGGTTATTGTACCTGTTTCATCATCAAAGGGAAGGAGCTTGATCCTGAGAAACTCAAGCGCAGACTGAAGAAGAAGGGAGAGTCGCTCATCGTGGTTGGCGACTCTTCTACCATCAGGGTTCATATTCACACTCTGGACCCGGGTGGTATCATCCGCCTGGCGACTTCACTGGGTACCGTACATCAGGTCAGCATCCAGAATATGGATGAGCAGCATGAAGGCTTTGTTGAGATGCAGAAGGAGCGTATGGTGGTGGCTGATATGATTGTGGTGGCGGTAGTTTCCGGAGACGGCCTGGCCGATGTTTTTACCAGTCTGGGAGCGGTAGTTGTTCCCGGCGGCCGCACCATGAATCCGAGCACCAAGGACCTGCTTCAGGCGGTGAAGTCGGTAGCCTCGGACAAGATTATTATTCTACCTAATAACAAGAATGTCATCCCTGCCGCCAGACAGGTGCGTTCCCTGACCGACAAGACCGTTAAGGTACTGGCGACAACGACAATCCCGCAGGGAATAGCCGCTCTGCTGGCTTTCAATACCGAGGTAGACCTGGATGCAAACGTTACTGCCATGAAAAAGGCACAGTCGGCGGTAAGGTCTATCGCGATTACTCAAGCGGCTCGCTCGGTTCGGTTAGCCAGTCTGCAGATTAAAAAGAAGCAGTTCATCGGATTCCTGGACGGGGACCTGGTTGCCGCTGGCGATAGTGCTACCGTGGCCTTGAATGAAGTACTGGCCAAGCTTGATTTGAGCGATGTCGAGATAGTCACCATCTACTACCGGGGTGACGAAGAGCGTGTTGAGCTTGGTTCGTTTACCACCGAGTTCCGCGAGCAGTATCCTAACCTGCAGGTCGAACTGGTGCGGGGTGGGCAGCCGCACTATCACTATATTGCTTCCGTTGAATGA
- the rpmI gene encoding 50S ribosomal protein L35: MPKIKTHKGAQRRFHITGSGKLMRVKIGKSHFRRRKTRQAKGLYDETIPVNKSDRTRIKRLLPYGV, encoded by the coding sequence ATGCCGAAGATTAAAACACATAAGGGAGCTCAGCGCCGCTTCCATATTACCGGCAGCGGCAAACTAATGCGGGTTAAGATCGGTAAGAGTCACTTCCGTCGTCGCAAGACAAGACAGGCGAAAGGACTTTACGATGAAACAATACCGGTAAACAAAAGCGACAGGACCCGCATCAAAAGACTCTTACCCTACGGGGTTTGA
- a CDS encoding diguanylate cyclase, producing the protein MNIWTAIPLVSFSVFTVLAVLTLRQQRTRVNRTFAWFLIASGTWSFTSFMLHLNVNPQLALLWNELLVAALLWTVVSYYHFVRAYNNRPSGIGTYLGYAAVVTVLLLSLNGYIIKYAYVSNGILYHDLGTSLYVIGGISAAFLIFSMLMLTQRYRSSLDPTDRNRTMYLIIGSAIVISSSYITNLTPAIAGLSIDHIGNLTNASIITYAIMRYQLLNIRFVAKRTLGYALAAACLGGIYVGAILLWQSVLPAQTTYNIALRTTALVLLLALMARPLMHRIENRLDHLFHRKNYEPRRALLEFSKRMSSVINLDELAEEMLSTITKALHLTQAKLMIQDLGSGDFTTQFTYPKAEGEPDGDISFNVDNPVVTWLHKENQPLNLEPIDNMPKFKGLWEAEKQQITASNLGMLCPIKTQGRLVGILALGKKRSGSIYSHEDLELAMNMASQAGAIINNAQLYSRAMVMANTDGLTELYNHRQFHERVDQEIARGSRFGTTFSLIMLDVDLFKAYNDIHGHLAGDEILRRIALAIRTSIRSLDTAFRYGGEEFAIILPEAQLADAYKVAERIRKTIASKTSSRATPITTSLGIASWPVDGVTKTEIITRADAALYRAKQTGRNRTCLSSEVAKTETLPADAEHETQSRALSIIYALAATVDAKDHYTYGHSKKVSDYAVALAEALGLSKEVIDTIRAAGLLHDVGKIAVPDSTLNKSGPLNNDEWELIQAHPKLGIEILRHVIDLVNCIPIILHHHERYDGSGYPNGLKGDSIPLESRILAIADAFDAITSPRPYRKQLSVPEALSELKHCAGTQFDAKLVDVFCKVIESTPSTRLEIG; encoded by the coding sequence ATGAATATCTGGACGGCAATACCGCTGGTAAGCTTTTCGGTGTTTACCGTTCTGGCCGTGCTTACCCTGCGGCAGCAGAGGACACGGGTAAACCGGACCTTCGCCTGGTTCCTTATCGCCTCCGGCACCTGGAGCTTTACCTCCTTTATGCTGCACCTGAACGTCAATCCACAGCTTGCCCTCCTCTGGAACGAGCTGCTGGTCGCCGCACTGCTGTGGACAGTAGTCAGCTACTACCACTTCGTCAGGGCCTATAACAACAGACCCAGCGGAATAGGAACCTACCTCGGCTATGCCGCCGTAGTTACCGTTCTGCTGCTTTCCTTAAACGGATACATAATCAAGTACGCCTACGTCAGCAACGGCATCCTGTACCATGACCTCGGTACTTCACTCTATGTTATAGGCGGTATCAGCGCCGCCTTCCTGATTTTCTCCATGCTGATGCTGACCCAGCGCTACCGCAGCTCTCTGGACCCCACCGATCGCAACCGGACAATGTACCTAATAATAGGCTCGGCAATTGTAATAAGCTCAAGCTATATCACCAACCTGACGCCAGCCATAGCCGGCTTGTCCATCGACCACATCGGCAACCTTACCAACGCTTCGATTATCACCTACGCTATTATGAGGTACCAGCTACTTAACATAAGGTTTGTCGCCAAGAGAACGCTGGGCTATGCTCTGGCAGCCGCCTGCCTGGGCGGAATATACGTCGGTGCGATATTACTATGGCAGAGCGTCCTGCCAGCTCAGACGACCTACAACATTGCTCTGCGTACCACCGCGCTGGTCCTCCTGCTGGCTCTGATGGCACGACCGCTGATGCACAGAATCGAAAACAGACTGGACCATTTGTTCCACCGGAAAAATTATGAGCCGCGTCGGGCGCTGCTCGAATTCAGCAAGAGAATGAGCAGCGTCATTAACCTGGACGAACTCGCCGAGGAAATGCTAAGCACAATAACCAAAGCACTGCATCTGACACAAGCGAAACTGATGATACAAGACCTCGGCAGCGGTGATTTCACGACGCAGTTCACCTATCCCAAAGCGGAGGGGGAACCGGACGGCGACATCAGTTTTAACGTCGACAATCCCGTCGTTACCTGGCTGCATAAAGAGAATCAGCCGCTTAACCTGGAGCCGATCGACAATATGCCCAAGTTTAAGGGCTTATGGGAAGCAGAAAAACAGCAGATAACAGCATCAAATCTGGGAATGCTGTGTCCCATTAAAACCCAGGGCCGTCTGGTCGGCATACTGGCCCTGGGCAAAAAGCGATCCGGCTCCATCTACTCTCACGAAGACCTGGAACTGGCAATGAATATGGCCAGCCAGGCCGGTGCTATTATCAATAATGCCCAGCTTTATTCACGAGCTATGGTGATGGCAAATACCGACGGACTGACCGAGCTATACAATCACCGCCAGTTTCATGAACGCGTCGACCAGGAGATCGCCCGCGGGTCGCGTTTCGGAACCACCTTCTCCCTGATAATGCTGGACGTGGACCTTTTCAAGGCCTATAACGACATTCACGGGCACCTGGCCGGTGACGAAATCCTGCGTAGAATTGCGCTGGCCATCAGGACATCCATTCGAAGCCTGGACACCGCTTTCCGCTACGGAGGAGAAGAGTTTGCCATCATCTTACCCGAGGCTCAGCTTGCCGACGCCTACAAGGTGGCAGAAAGAATCCGCAAGACAATAGCCTCGAAAACGAGCTCCCGGGCCACCCCGATAACGACCAGCCTCGGAATTGCCAGCTGGCCGGTTGACGGCGTAACCAAAACGGAAATCATAACTCGCGCCGATGCAGCGCTGTACCGAGCCAAGCAAACAGGTAGAAACCGAACCTGCCTTTCTTCAGAGGTGGCTAAAACGGAAACGTTGCCGGCGGATGCGGAGCATGAGACGCAATCAAGAGCCCTGAGCATAATATACGCTCTGGCGGCTACCGTCGATGCCAAGGACCACTACACCTACGGACACTCGAAAAAGGTGAGCGACTACGCAGTAGCCCTGGCAGAAGCACTGGGACTATCCAAAGAGGTAATCGACACTATCCGTGCTGCCGGCCTGCTGCACGATGTGGGCAAAATTGCCGTCCCGGACTCCACACTTAATAAGAGCGGGCCTCTGAATAATGATGAATGGGAATTAATTCAGGCGCATCCCAAGCTCGGCATCGAGATACTGAGACACGTCATCGACCTGGTCAACTGTATTCCGATTATCCTGCATCATCACGAACGCTATGACGGCTCCGGCTATCCCAACGGCCTAAAGGGGGACAGCATTCCCCTGGAATCCCGCATCCTGGCAATTGCCGATGCTTTCGACGCCATTACCTCACCGAGGCCATACCGCAAGCAGCTATCCGTACCGGAAGCACTCAGCGAATTGAAGCACTGCGCCGGAACCCAATTCGATGCCAAACTGGTAGACGTTTTCTGCAAGGTGATAGAGTCAACTCCGTCAACAAGACTGGAGATAGGATGA
- the rpmB gene encoding 50S ribosomal protein L28 gives MKCDLCGKSPQFGHNVSHSKRHTNRRWLPNIHPVTITVDGKQTQLNLCTRCLRTQNKTAKSG, from the coding sequence ATGAAATGTGACTTGTGCGGTAAATCACCACAGTTCGGTCATAACGTCAGTCATTCTAAACGCCATACCAACCGCCGTTGGTTACCTAATATTCATCCGGTTACTATCACCGTAGACGGGAAACAAACGCAGCTTAACCTCTGCACCAGATGTCTGCGAACTCAGAATAAGACCGCCAAGAGCGGGTAG
- the rplT gene encoding 50S ribosomal protein L20, with product MPRVKRGVTTGHRHKKVLALTKGHRATKHSLYRRAHESMLKSLSYSYIHRRDRKGDMRRLWILRVNAASRNEGITYSQLMNGLNKAGVAVNRKMLADMAVRDPEAFGNLVTIAKAQIQH from the coding sequence TTGCCACGAGTCAAGCGAGGTGTGACCACCGGTCACCGACATAAGAAGGTATTAGCACTAACTAAAGGCCATAGGGCAACCAAGCACTCCCTTTACCGTCGTGCTCATGAGTCTATGCTTAAGTCCTTGAGCTATAGCTATATCCACCGCCGCGATCGCAAGGGCGATATGAGACGTTTGTGGATTTTAAGGGTTAACGCCGCCAGCAGAAATGAAGGTATTACCTACTCTCAGCTTATGAATGGCTTAAACAAGGCAGGAGTAGCTGTTAACCGCAAGATGTTAGCCGACATGGCAGTAAGAGATCCTGAAGCCTTTGGCAATTTAGTAACCATAGCCAAAGCACAGATCCAGCACTAA
- the infC gene encoding translation initiation factor IF-3, whose translation MNERIIAREVRLVGEKGEQLGIMTLQQAREVAERQNLDLVEVAPTAAPPVCRLLDYGKYKYEQAKKEREAKKSQRVSLLREIRFRPRIDNHDFEAKARSVKKLLEEGDKVKITVMFRGREIVHPETGVKLLQRMAELLKETASIEKQPLLYGKRLIMILAPLTMPKSRIKEGVKQT comes from the coding sequence ATCAATGAGAGAATCATAGCCAGAGAAGTTCGTCTTGTGGGGGAGAAGGGGGAGCAGCTAGGCATAATGACCTTGCAGCAGGCACGAGAGGTAGCAGAACGGCAGAACCTCGACCTGGTAGAGGTAGCACCTACCGCAGCACCTCCGGTATGTCGCCTGCTTGACTACGGAAAATACAAGTACGAGCAAGCCAAAAAGGAGCGTGAGGCCAAAAAGAGCCAGCGGGTGTCACTCCTCAGAGAGATCCGTTTTCGGCCTAGAATCGATAACCATGATTTTGAGGCCAAGGCGAGGTCGGTAAAGAAACTCCTGGAAGAAGGCGACAAGGTAAAAATTACGGTTATGTTCAGGGGTCGTGAAATAGTACACCCTGAAACCGGCGTGAAGCTGCTACAGCGGATGGCAGAATTATTGAAAGAGACGGCTTCTATTGAAAAACAACCGCTACTATATGGCAAGCGACTGATTATGATATTAGCACCGCTAACGATGCCAAAAAGCAGAATAAAGGAAGGTGTGAAGCAAACGTAG
- a CDS encoding type IV pilus twitching motility protein PilT → MIEEQVTKLLKLTVDKKASDLHLRVPSPPVLRIDGALAPQEDLPPVTVEDVEKVFEHITTPEQRNTFLSELELDFAYSIAGLARFRVSVMKQRNTISIAFRVVPFRVLTIDELGLPQICKELILKPRGLILVTGPTGSGKSTTMAAMVNHLNENESRNVITIEDPIEYLHSNKKCLIAQRDLGDDTRSFHIALVHALRHDPDVIIVGEMRDLDTITTAIRAAETGHLVLGTLHTTDAPQTVDRIIDIFPHGQQQQIRLQLSQVMEAILSQTLLPRIGGGRIGAFEIMLATPAVRNLIREQKTFELHSIMQLNSKDGMQTLDNALASLLRAGIITKEEALMKSSSPERLSKLLQLPHRSN, encoded by the coding sequence ATGATAGAAGAGCAAGTAACCAAGCTGCTTAAACTAACCGTAGACAAGAAAGCCTCGGACCTCCATCTCAGGGTACCGAGCCCTCCCGTGCTTCGTATCGACGGGGCACTGGCACCCCAGGAAGATCTGCCGCCTGTCACCGTCGAAGATGTTGAAAAAGTGTTTGAGCACATTACCACCCCGGAGCAGAGAAACACCTTTCTCAGCGAGCTGGAACTGGACTTCGCCTACAGTATTGCCGGGTTAGCCCGGTTCCGTGTCAGCGTTATGAAACAGAGAAATACGATAAGCATTGCCTTCCGCGTAGTGCCGTTCAGGGTCCTCACTATTGATGAACTGGGGCTGCCCCAGATCTGCAAAGAGCTTATTCTCAAGCCGAGAGGACTTATCCTGGTAACCGGCCCCACCGGCAGCGGCAAGTCAACGACTATGGCCGCGATGGTCAATCACCTCAACGAGAACGAAAGCCGGAATGTCATTACTATCGAAGACCCGATCGAGTACCTGCACAGCAATAAAAAATGCCTTATCGCCCAAAGAGACCTCGGAGACGACACCAGGTCTTTCCATATTGCGCTGGTACACGCACTGCGTCACGACCCGGATGTTATTATCGTCGGCGAGATGCGCGACCTGGATACTATCACTACCGCCATCAGAGCCGCCGAGACCGGACATCTGGTACTGGGGACCTTGCACACTACCGATGCCCCCCAGACCGTCGACCGTATAATCGACATCTTTCCTCACGGGCAGCAGCAACAGATCAGGCTACAGTTGTCACAGGTAATGGAGGCGATACTATCGCAAACACTGTTGCCCCGCATCGGGGGAGGGCGGATAGGTGCTTTTGAGATTATGCTCGCCACACCCGCCGTGAGAAACCTCATCCGGGAGCAGAAGACCTTTGAGTTACACAGTATTATGCAGCTCAACAGCAAGGATGGTATGCAGACCCTGGATAACGCCCTGGCCAGTCTACTGAGAGCAGGCATCATTACCAAAGAGGAAGCATTGATGAAGAGCAGCAGTCCGGAACGATTAAGCAAATTGCTTCAGCTTCCTCACAGGAGCAACTGA
- the thrS gene encoding threonine--tRNA ligase: MRHSASHIMAEAVQAIFPDAKFGIGPSIKDGFYYDFDLTRSLTPDDLPLIEAKMAEIIASDKPFILEDSPKEEARRILAGQPYKLELIDEIPDENVRLYRQGTFVDLCRGPHLSSTGEIKAFKLLSIAGAYWRGDERQPMLQRIYGVAFNSKEDLDGHLTKIEEADKRNHRKLGKELDLFSINDEAGPGLVLWHPKGAIIRRTIEDFWKDEHIKRGYDIVYTPHIAKADLWKTSGHWEFYRDYLYSPMEVEGQEYILKPMNCLGHILIYKTKRRSYQELPIRYAELGTVYRYERSGVLLGLSRVRGFTQDDAHIFCSFDQLQDEVAGVLDLARFMMENFGFSNYKVYLSTRPEKYAGDLKVWEESTKILGQALDQLGIDYSIDPGEGVFYGPKIDIKFEDALGRGWQGPTIQVDFNLPQRFDVTYIGQDGNEHMAAMVHRTVLGSMERFLASLIEHYEGAFPVWLSPVQVVILPVADRHLDYAREIENKLSNEGIRVKVDGRSERVNRKIRQAQLDKIPYMLIIGDKEVTAASVSLRLRSGEQIDSQTPESFIKRVKQAIISRAKDLNP; encoded by the coding sequence ATGCGGCATTCCGCTTCCCATATTATGGCGGAAGCTGTCCAGGCCATCTTTCCCGATGCCAAATTTGGCATCGGGCCGTCAATCAAAGACGGCTTTTACTATGATTTCGACCTAACCCGTTCACTCACCCCTGATGACCTGCCTCTAATTGAGGCTAAAATGGCGGAAATAATTGCTTCCGATAAGCCATTCATCTTAGAGGATTCCCCCAAGGAAGAAGCACGACGGATACTGGCCGGCCAGCCCTATAAGCTAGAGTTGATCGATGAAATTCCGGATGAGAATGTCCGCCTCTATCGACAGGGCACCTTTGTTGACCTGTGCCGCGGGCCGCACCTGAGTTCCACCGGAGAAATAAAGGCCTTCAAGCTCCTCAGTATTGCCGGTGCCTACTGGCGCGGTGATGAGCGCCAACCTATGCTGCAGCGAATATACGGGGTAGCCTTTAACAGTAAAGAAGACCTGGACGGTCACCTGACCAAAATCGAGGAAGCCGACAAGCGCAACCACAGAAAACTGGGTAAAGAGCTTGACCTGTTCAGTATTAACGATGAGGCTGGCCCGGGTTTGGTTCTCTGGCACCCCAAGGGAGCCATAATACGCCGGACCATTGAAGACTTCTGGAAGGATGAACACATCAAACGCGGTTACGATATCGTATACACCCCGCACATTGCTAAAGCAGACCTATGGAAAACCAGCGGACACTGGGAATTTTACCGCGACTACCTGTACAGCCCGATGGAGGTAGAAGGGCAGGAATATATCCTTAAACCGATGAACTGCCTGGGACACATCCTGATCTACAAAACAAAACGGCGCAGCTATCAGGAACTGCCAATTCGTTATGCAGAGCTGGGCACTGTTTACCGCTACGAACGCTCCGGGGTACTGCTCGGGCTGTCACGGGTAAGAGGCTTCACCCAGGACGATGCCCACATTTTTTGCTCTTTCGACCAGCTGCAGGATGAGGTAGCCGGGGTGCTGGATCTGGCCCGCTTTATGATGGAAAACTTTGGCTTCAGCAACTACAAGGTATACCTGTCCACCCGTCCCGAGAAATATGCCGGCGACCTGAAAGTGTGGGAGGAGTCGACTAAGATTTTGGGTCAGGCGCTGGACCAGCTCGGAATTGACTACAGCATCGACCCGGGAGAGGGTGTCTTTTACGGTCCTAAGATAGACATCAAGTTTGAAGACGCCCTGGGTAGGGGATGGCAGGGTCCCACGATACAGGTAGATTTTAATCTACCCCAGCGCTTCGATGTCACTTACATCGGCCAGGACGGCAATGAGCATATGGCGGCTATGGTACATCGTACAGTACTGGGCAGCATGGAGCGCTTTCTGGCTTCACTTATTGAACACTATGAGGGAGCCTTCCCGGTATGGCTATCGCCGGTCCAGGTAGTAATACTACCGGTAGCCGACCGCCACCTGGACTATGCCCGTGAAATTGAGAATAAGCTTAGCAATGAAGGAATACGAGTAAAGGTTGACGGGCGTTCGGAGCGGGTAAATCGCAAGATCCGACAGGCACAACTGGATAAAATACCTTATATGCTGATAATAGGCGATAAAGAGGTGACTGCCGCCAGTGTTTCATTACGCCTGCGTAGCGGCGAACAAATAGACTCGCAAACCCCGGAAAGCTTCATAAAGCGGGTAAAGCAAGCTATCATCAGCCGGGCTAAGGATTTGAATCCGTAA